Proteins from a single region of Struthio camelus isolate bStrCam1 chromosome W, bStrCam1.hap1, whole genome shotgun sequence:
- the GRAMD2B gene encoding GRAM domain-containing protein 2B isoform X3, with protein sequence MVLMSEARCEAEEAKAARAAGRREPRGAALLSDGENGSEEKRKTGKSPTILLQTPTAEVECFDDRKKVGVARMKNSADSPPMTMDIKSDSKIERKKRVSNQLKANAHFHKLFMEVPIDEPLKQSFTCALQKEILYQGKLFLSENWICFHSKVFGKDTKISIPVLSVTLLKKTKTALLVPNALIIATVTDKYMFVSLLSRDTTYKLLKSICRHLEDTSVGNSPNPSSAENSFRADRPTILPLDFNEDYSDLDGIVQQRRQEMEESSSTGSQTPELEHFQDFHVVETQTHLKVSKTEAKSVRSDVHSKRVPEGKARNTPRNAGHSEAFRFFHKVKSQNLLSLNQILIFYAVLVCVLIFSTFYMRYKINVLEERLISMTSFDSHVKERPARQGLGSHLQINADALCDELTANLIKLEKIQNNLQRLLEDGE encoded by the exons ttcAGATGGAGAAAATGgatcagaggaaaaaagaaagacaggaaaatcaCCTACTATATTGCTGCAGACCCCTACCGCTGAAGTGGAGTGTTTTGATGACCGAAAAAAAGTTGGCGTTGCTAG gatgaagAACAGTGCTGATAGTCCACCCATGACAATGGACATCAAGAGTGACTCCAAGATTGAGAGGAAAAAACGTGTCTCAAATCAG CTGAAGGCAAATGCACACTTTCATAAGCTGTTTATGGAGGTTCCCATTGATGAGCCACTGAAACAAA GTTTTACCTGTGCTCTGCAGAAAGAAATCCTGTACCAAGGAAAGTTATTCCTTTCTGAAAACTGGATTTGCTTCCATTCCAAGGTTTTTGGTAAAGACACTAAG ATTAGTATACCTGTGCTCTCAGTGACActattaaagaaaaccaaaactgcCCTTCTTGTGCCAAATGCTCTGATCATAGCAACGGTCACAGATAAA tacaTGTTTGTCTCCTTGCTCTCCAGAGATACCACCTACAAGCTATTAAAATCCATCTGTAGACATCTTGAG gATACGAGTGTCGGCAACAGCCCCAATCCCTCTTCTGCTGAAAATAGTTTCAGGGCTGATCGTCCAACTATTCTGCCTCTG GATTTCAATGAAGACTATTCTGATCTGGACGGTATAGTGCAGCAGCGGAGGCAAGAGATGGAGGAGTCCAGCAGTACAGGCTCCCAGACTCCAGAGCTGGAACACTTCCAAG ATTTTCATGTTGTTGAGACACAGACCCACTTGAAAGTTTCCAAGACTGAGGCAAAGTCCGTCCGTTCAGATGTACACAGTAAGCGTGTACCTGAAGGAAAAGCCAGGAACACTCCTCGAAATG cAGGTCATTCTGAAGCCTTCAGGTTCTTCCACAAAGTGAAGTCTCAGAACCTTTTATCTCTGAACCAAATACTTATATTCTATGCAGTTCT tGTCTGTGTATTAATATTTTCTACCTTCTACATGAGATACAAAATCAATGTCCTAGAGGAACGTCTTATTTCCATGACATCCTTTGACTCGCATGTTAAGGA ACGACCAGCGCGCCAAGGTTTGGGATCTCATCTGCAAATTAATGCTGATGCCCTCTGTGATGAGTTAACTGCTAATCTTATAAAACTGGAAAAG ATACAGAACAACTTACAAAGACTGCTTGAAGATGGTGAATGA
- the GRAMD2B gene encoding GRAM domain-containing protein 2B isoform X1 encodes MRKRNSLEDSVFRFESQNSSRKSSNDPSVSPTESFGSVFLSSDGENGSEEKRKTGKSPTILLQTPTAEVECFDDRKKVGVARMKNSADSPPMTMDIKSDSKIERKKRVSNQLKANAHFHKLFMEVPIDEPLKQSFTCALQKEILYQGKLFLSENWICFHSKVFGKDTKISIPVLSVTLLKKTKTALLVPNALIIATVTDKYMFVSLLSRDTTYKLLKSICRHLEDTSVGNSPNPSSAENSFRADRPTILPLDFNEDYSDLDGIVQQRRQEMEESSSTGSQTPELEHFQDFHVVETQTHLKVSKTEAKSVRSDVHSKRVPEGKARNTPRNAGHSEAFRFFHKVKSQNLLSLNQILIFYAVLVCVLIFSTFYMRYKINVLEERLISMTSFDSHVKERPARQGLGSHLQINADALCDELTANLIKLEKIQNNLQRLLEDGE; translated from the exons ttcAGATGGAGAAAATGgatcagaggaaaaaagaaagacaggaaaatcaCCTACTATATTGCTGCAGACCCCTACCGCTGAAGTGGAGTGTTTTGATGACCGAAAAAAAGTTGGCGTTGCTAG gatgaagAACAGTGCTGATAGTCCACCCATGACAATGGACATCAAGAGTGACTCCAAGATTGAGAGGAAAAAACGTGTCTCAAATCAG CTGAAGGCAAATGCACACTTTCATAAGCTGTTTATGGAGGTTCCCATTGATGAGCCACTGAAACAAA GTTTTACCTGTGCTCTGCAGAAAGAAATCCTGTACCAAGGAAAGTTATTCCTTTCTGAAAACTGGATTTGCTTCCATTCCAAGGTTTTTGGTAAAGACACTAAG ATTAGTATACCTGTGCTCTCAGTGACActattaaagaaaaccaaaactgcCCTTCTTGTGCCAAATGCTCTGATCATAGCAACGGTCACAGATAAA tacaTGTTTGTCTCCTTGCTCTCCAGAGATACCACCTACAAGCTATTAAAATCCATCTGTAGACATCTTGAG gATACGAGTGTCGGCAACAGCCCCAATCCCTCTTCTGCTGAAAATAGTTTCAGGGCTGATCGTCCAACTATTCTGCCTCTG GATTTCAATGAAGACTATTCTGATCTGGACGGTATAGTGCAGCAGCGGAGGCAAGAGATGGAGGAGTCCAGCAGTACAGGCTCCCAGACTCCAGAGCTGGAACACTTCCAAG ATTTTCATGTTGTTGAGACACAGACCCACTTGAAAGTTTCCAAGACTGAGGCAAAGTCCGTCCGTTCAGATGTACACAGTAAGCGTGTACCTGAAGGAAAAGCCAGGAACACTCCTCGAAATG cAGGTCATTCTGAAGCCTTCAGGTTCTTCCACAAAGTGAAGTCTCAGAACCTTTTATCTCTGAACCAAATACTTATATTCTATGCAGTTCT tGTCTGTGTATTAATATTTTCTACCTTCTACATGAGATACAAAATCAATGTCCTAGAGGAACGTCTTATTTCCATGACATCCTTTGACTCGCATGTTAAGGA ACGACCAGCGCGCCAAGGTTTGGGATCTCATCTGCAAATTAATGCTGATGCCCTCTGTGATGAGTTAACTGCTAATCTTATAAAACTGGAAAAG ATACAGAACAACTTACAAAGACTGCTTGAAGATGGTGAATGA
- the GRAMD2B gene encoding GRAM domain-containing protein 2B isoform X4 has translation MRKRNSLEDSVFRFESQNSSRKSSNDPSVSPTESFGSVFLRMKNSADSPPMTMDIKSDSKIERKKRVSNQLKANAHFHKLFMEVPIDEPLKQSFTCALQKEILYQGKLFLSENWICFHSKVFGKDTKISIPVLSVTLLKKTKTALLVPNALIIATVTDKYMFVSLLSRDTTYKLLKSICRHLEDTSVGNSPNPSSAENSFRADRPTILPLDFNEDYSDLDGIVQQRRQEMEESSSTGSQTPELEHFQDFHVVETQTHLKVSKTEAKSVRSDVHSKRVPEGKARNTPRNAGHSEAFRFFHKVKSQNLLSLNQILIFYAVLVCVLIFSTFYMRYKINVLEERLISMTSFDSHVKERPARQGLGSHLQINADALCDELTANLIKLEKIQNNLQRLLEDGE, from the exons gatgaagAACAGTGCTGATAGTCCACCCATGACAATGGACATCAAGAGTGACTCCAAGATTGAGAGGAAAAAACGTGTCTCAAATCAG CTGAAGGCAAATGCACACTTTCATAAGCTGTTTATGGAGGTTCCCATTGATGAGCCACTGAAACAAA GTTTTACCTGTGCTCTGCAGAAAGAAATCCTGTACCAAGGAAAGTTATTCCTTTCTGAAAACTGGATTTGCTTCCATTCCAAGGTTTTTGGTAAAGACACTAAG ATTAGTATACCTGTGCTCTCAGTGACActattaaagaaaaccaaaactgcCCTTCTTGTGCCAAATGCTCTGATCATAGCAACGGTCACAGATAAA tacaTGTTTGTCTCCTTGCTCTCCAGAGATACCACCTACAAGCTATTAAAATCCATCTGTAGACATCTTGAG gATACGAGTGTCGGCAACAGCCCCAATCCCTCTTCTGCTGAAAATAGTTTCAGGGCTGATCGTCCAACTATTCTGCCTCTG GATTTCAATGAAGACTATTCTGATCTGGACGGTATAGTGCAGCAGCGGAGGCAAGAGATGGAGGAGTCCAGCAGTACAGGCTCCCAGACTCCAGAGCTGGAACACTTCCAAG ATTTTCATGTTGTTGAGACACAGACCCACTTGAAAGTTTCCAAGACTGAGGCAAAGTCCGTCCGTTCAGATGTACACAGTAAGCGTGTACCTGAAGGAAAAGCCAGGAACACTCCTCGAAATG cAGGTCATTCTGAAGCCTTCAGGTTCTTCCACAAAGTGAAGTCTCAGAACCTTTTATCTCTGAACCAAATACTTATATTCTATGCAGTTCT tGTCTGTGTATTAATATTTTCTACCTTCTACATGAGATACAAAATCAATGTCCTAGAGGAACGTCTTATTTCCATGACATCCTTTGACTCGCATGTTAAGGA ACGACCAGCGCGCCAAGGTTTGGGATCTCATCTGCAAATTAATGCTGATGCCCTCTGTGATGAGTTAACTGCTAATCTTATAAAACTGGAAAAG ATACAGAACAACTTACAAAGACTGCTTGAAGATGGTGAATGA
- the GRAMD2B gene encoding GRAM domain-containing protein 2B isoform X2 has protein sequence MRKRNSLEDSVFRFESQNSSRKSSNDPSVSPTESFGSVFLSSDGENGSEEKRKTGKSPTILLQTPTAEVECFDDRKKVGVARMKNSADSPPMTMDIKSDSKIERKKRVSNQLKANAHFHKLFMEVPIDEPLKQSFTCALQKEILYQGKLFLSENWICFHSKVFGKDTKISIPVLSVTLLKKTKTALLVPNALIIATVTDKYMFVSLLSRDTTYKLLKSICRHLEDTSVGNSPNPSSAENSFRADRPTILPLDFNEDYSDLDGIVQQRRQEMEESSSTGSQTPELEHFQDFHVVETQTHLKVSKTEAKSVRSDVHSKRVPEGKARNTPRNGHSEAFRFFHKVKSQNLLSLNQILIFYAVLVCVLIFSTFYMRYKINVLEERLISMTSFDSHVKERPARQGLGSHLQINADALCDELTANLIKLEKIQNNLQRLLEDGE, from the exons ttcAGATGGAGAAAATGgatcagaggaaaaaagaaagacaggaaaatcaCCTACTATATTGCTGCAGACCCCTACCGCTGAAGTGGAGTGTTTTGATGACCGAAAAAAAGTTGGCGTTGCTAG gatgaagAACAGTGCTGATAGTCCACCCATGACAATGGACATCAAGAGTGACTCCAAGATTGAGAGGAAAAAACGTGTCTCAAATCAG CTGAAGGCAAATGCACACTTTCATAAGCTGTTTATGGAGGTTCCCATTGATGAGCCACTGAAACAAA GTTTTACCTGTGCTCTGCAGAAAGAAATCCTGTACCAAGGAAAGTTATTCCTTTCTGAAAACTGGATTTGCTTCCATTCCAAGGTTTTTGGTAAAGACACTAAG ATTAGTATACCTGTGCTCTCAGTGACActattaaagaaaaccaaaactgcCCTTCTTGTGCCAAATGCTCTGATCATAGCAACGGTCACAGATAAA tacaTGTTTGTCTCCTTGCTCTCCAGAGATACCACCTACAAGCTATTAAAATCCATCTGTAGACATCTTGAG gATACGAGTGTCGGCAACAGCCCCAATCCCTCTTCTGCTGAAAATAGTTTCAGGGCTGATCGTCCAACTATTCTGCCTCTG GATTTCAATGAAGACTATTCTGATCTGGACGGTATAGTGCAGCAGCGGAGGCAAGAGATGGAGGAGTCCAGCAGTACAGGCTCCCAGACTCCAGAGCTGGAACACTTCCAAG ATTTTCATGTTGTTGAGACACAGACCCACTTGAAAGTTTCCAAGACTGAGGCAAAGTCCGTCCGTTCAGATGTACACAGTAAGCGTGTACCTGAAGGAAAAGCCAGGAACACTCCTCGAAATG GTCATTCTGAAGCCTTCAGGTTCTTCCACAAAGTGAAGTCTCAGAACCTTTTATCTCTGAACCAAATACTTATATTCTATGCAGTTCT tGTCTGTGTATTAATATTTTCTACCTTCTACATGAGATACAAAATCAATGTCCTAGAGGAACGTCTTATTTCCATGACATCCTTTGACTCGCATGTTAAGGA ACGACCAGCGCGCCAAGGTTTGGGATCTCATCTGCAAATTAATGCTGATGCCCTCTGTGATGAGTTAACTGCTAATCTTATAAAACTGGAAAAG ATACAGAACAACTTACAAAGACTGCTTGAAGATGGTGAATGA
- the GRAMD2B gene encoding GRAM domain-containing protein 2B isoform X5 — protein sequence MVLMSEARCEAEEAKAARAAGRREPRGAALLMKNSADSPPMTMDIKSDSKIERKKRVSNQLKANAHFHKLFMEVPIDEPLKQSFTCALQKEILYQGKLFLSENWICFHSKVFGKDTKISIPVLSVTLLKKTKTALLVPNALIIATVTDKYMFVSLLSRDTTYKLLKSICRHLEDTSVGNSPNPSSAENSFRADRPTILPLDFNEDYSDLDGIVQQRRQEMEESSSTGSQTPELEHFQDFHVVETQTHLKVSKTEAKSVRSDVHSKRVPEGKARNTPRNAGHSEAFRFFHKVKSQNLLSLNQILIFYAVLVCVLIFSTFYMRYKINVLEERLISMTSFDSHVKERPARQGLGSHLQINADALCDELTANLIKLEKIQNNLQRLLEDGE from the exons gatgaagAACAGTGCTGATAGTCCACCCATGACAATGGACATCAAGAGTGACTCCAAGATTGAGAGGAAAAAACGTGTCTCAAATCAG CTGAAGGCAAATGCACACTTTCATAAGCTGTTTATGGAGGTTCCCATTGATGAGCCACTGAAACAAA GTTTTACCTGTGCTCTGCAGAAAGAAATCCTGTACCAAGGAAAGTTATTCCTTTCTGAAAACTGGATTTGCTTCCATTCCAAGGTTTTTGGTAAAGACACTAAG ATTAGTATACCTGTGCTCTCAGTGACActattaaagaaaaccaaaactgcCCTTCTTGTGCCAAATGCTCTGATCATAGCAACGGTCACAGATAAA tacaTGTTTGTCTCCTTGCTCTCCAGAGATACCACCTACAAGCTATTAAAATCCATCTGTAGACATCTTGAG gATACGAGTGTCGGCAACAGCCCCAATCCCTCTTCTGCTGAAAATAGTTTCAGGGCTGATCGTCCAACTATTCTGCCTCTG GATTTCAATGAAGACTATTCTGATCTGGACGGTATAGTGCAGCAGCGGAGGCAAGAGATGGAGGAGTCCAGCAGTACAGGCTCCCAGACTCCAGAGCTGGAACACTTCCAAG ATTTTCATGTTGTTGAGACACAGACCCACTTGAAAGTTTCCAAGACTGAGGCAAAGTCCGTCCGTTCAGATGTACACAGTAAGCGTGTACCTGAAGGAAAAGCCAGGAACACTCCTCGAAATG cAGGTCATTCTGAAGCCTTCAGGTTCTTCCACAAAGTGAAGTCTCAGAACCTTTTATCTCTGAACCAAATACTTATATTCTATGCAGTTCT tGTCTGTGTATTAATATTTTCTACCTTCTACATGAGATACAAAATCAATGTCCTAGAGGAACGTCTTATTTCCATGACATCCTTTGACTCGCATGTTAAGGA ACGACCAGCGCGCCAAGGTTTGGGATCTCATCTGCAAATTAATGCTGATGCCCTCTGTGATGAGTTAACTGCTAATCTTATAAAACTGGAAAAG ATACAGAACAACTTACAAAGACTGCTTGAAGATGGTGAATGA